The proteins below are encoded in one region of Populus alba chromosome 2, ASM523922v2, whole genome shotgun sequence:
- the LOC118046865 gene encoding calvin cycle protein CP12-1, chloroplastic: MVTCPDNIDPHCHLPRHYQCYLHCAIPHHTTATSFTITRMATIAGLNLSTPRVLAKATDKPIAQPLVKLNQPWRRTYHLGSGRLQIRPVRAAPDSISEKVEKSIKDAEAACSEDAASGECAAAWDEVEELSAAASHAKDRKKESDPLEEYCKDNPETDECRTYED; the protein is encoded by the coding sequence ATGGTTACGTGTCCCGATAATATAGATCCTCATTGTCACCTTCCTCGACACTATCAGTGTTATCTCCATTGCGCAATACCACACCACACCACAGCAACAAGCTTTACCATAACTAGAATGGCAACAATAGCTGGTCTTAACCTCTCAACACCTAGAGTCTTAGCTAAGGCAACAGACAAACCAATAGCTCAGCCCCTCGTCAAGTTAAACCAGCCATGGAGGAGGACATACCATCTGGGGTCCGGGCGCCTGCAAATCCGACCCGTGAGGGCTGCCCCTGATAGCATATCGGAGAAGGTTGAAAAGAGCATAAAAGATGCAGAGGCGGCGTGCTCCGAAGATGCGGCTAGTGGAGAATGCGCAGCCGCATGGGATGAGGTGGAGGAGTTGAGTGCTGCTGCTAGCCATGCCAAGGACAGGAAGAAAGAGTCCGACCCTTTGGAGGAGTATTGCAAGGACAACCCTGAGACAGATGAGTGCCGCACTTATGAAGATTGA